The sequence below is a genomic window from Gammaproteobacteria bacterium.
CCGACCAAAGAACCGCCGGCGATATGCAGATTGCGTTGCCGGCCTGCTTCACCGATTTCACGGCGGATGTCATCCAGTCCTGGTGTCTCCACCTGCACCTTCAGCCGTCCTTCCGCTGCCTGTTGCAGGGTATTTACCGCCCATACCGGTACCTGCTGCAGCGATTCGCCGAGTTCCGGCCAGTGTTCCCGCAGCCGGTTGAAAACTTCCCGGCCACTGGCCTGGCCGGCCATCCAGTTTTCCAGGAACGGCTTCGCGGTCTCCCACAGATCGAGTTCGGGATACAGCTGGCGGCCGAGGCCTTCGATATTCAGCAGCGTCTTTTGCAGCAGCACCAGCTGTGGCTGCACCGGCATGTCGAAGCGTCGTGCTACCTGGAACAGCCGCACCAGGAAGTGACCGAAAGAAATCTCCGCCAGCGGCTTGTTGAATATAGGTTCGCTGACGGTGCGAATGGCCGCTTCAAACTCGTCAACGCGTGTCGTTTCCGGCACCCAGCCCGACTCGATGTGCAGGGCGGCGACACGGTGGTAGTCACGCTTGAAAAACGCCAGCAGGTTGCCGGCAAGGTAGTGCTGGTCGCGCGGCGTCAGCGTTCCGACAATTCCGAAATCAACAGAGATGTAGCGTGGATCGGCGGGATTGGAAACGTCGACAAAAATATTGCCGGGGTGCATATCGGCATGGAAAAAGTTATGTACGAACACCTGGGTGAAAAAAATCTCGACGCCACGTTCTGCCAGCAGTGAAAAGTCGACGTTGTTGGCACGCAGCTGCTCGATATCACTGACCGGAACACCGCTGATCCGCTCCATCACCATTACATCTTTGCGGCAATAGTCCCAGTGGACCTCCGGTACGTACAGCACCTTGCCATCCGGAAAGTTGCGTCTTAGCTGCGCCGCATTTGCAGCTTCACGCAGCAGGTCCAGCTCGTCGTTTATTGTCTTGTCGTACTCATCGACAACCTCGGCCGGGCGTAAACGGCGGCTGGCGCTCCAGTATTTCTCCGCCAGGCGAGCAATGACATGCAGTACTTCCAGGTCCCGCTCGATGGTCTTGTGCACCTGCGGCCGCAGCACCTTCACTACGACATCGCGACCGTCGTGCAAGGTTGCCGAGTGCACCTGCGCTATCGACGCCGACGCCAGCGGTTGCTCGTCGAAATGAGAAAACACCTTGCTGGTGGAGTCGCCATAGGCGGCTTCGACGATGCGGCGTGCTTCGCTGCCGTCAAAGGGCGGCACCCGGTCCTGCAGCCGGGCCAGTTCATGTGCGATATCGGACGGCAGAATGTCCGGCCGCGTTGACAAAGCCTGGCCAAATTTGACGAAGATGGGACCCAGGTCTTCCAGCGCCATCCGGATGCGCTCACCGAGCGGTCGCGAAGTTCTCTTTGCCCAGCTCCATGTGCTGGGTGACAGGTAACCGAGGTAACGCAACGGGCCGAGCATGTGGGTGGCCAGCGCAATTTCCTCGAGATCGTGCTTGACCAGCACGCGGTAGATGCCGAGAAGCCGCAGCAGGTGTCGTGGCCGTACGATCACGGCGTGCGCCTGGTCAGCTCGTCAATCCGCCTTGCCAGTTTGTCGACTTTCTCGGCTACCGCCGCGACCTGCTGGCTGAAGTCATCGAGCTCGCCCGGCGCCGGCACTTCCC
It includes:
- the ubiB gene encoding ubiquinone biosynthesis regulatory protein kinase UbiB, translated to MVRPRHLLRLLGIYRVLVKHDLEEIALATHMLGPLRYLGYLSPSTWSWAKRTSRPLGERIRMALEDLGPIFVKFGQALSTRPDILPSDIAHELARLQDRVPPFDGSEARRIVEAAYGDSTSKVFSHFDEQPLASASIAQVHSATLHDGRDVVVKVLRPQVHKTIERDLEVLHVIARLAEKYWSASRRLRPAEVVDEYDKTINDELDLLREAANAAQLRRNFPDGKVLYVPEVHWDYCRKDVMVMERISGVPVSDIEQLRANNVDFSLLAERGVEIFFTQVFVHNFFHADMHPGNIFVDVSNPADPRYISVDFGIVGTLTPRDQHYLAGNLLAFFKRDYHRVAALHIESGWVPETTRVDEFEAAIRTVSEPIFNKPLAEISFGHFLVRLFQVARRFDMPVQPQLVLLQKTLLNIEGLGRQLYPELDLWETAKPFLENWMAGQASGREVFNRLREHWPELGESLQQVPVWAVNTLQQAAEGRLKVQVETPGLDDIRREIGEAGRQRNLHIAGGSLVGGGALLLGLAVGPAWFGWLTLLTGPALWLYAFMTRP